One Rhododendron vialii isolate Sample 1 chromosome 2a, ASM3025357v1 genomic region harbors:
- the LOC131316794 gene encoding uncharacterized protein LOC131316794 — protein sequence MFFAVVCMLFGLANEVAIFYFSGLLVVDRRFRERIFLGLGFWLKEKTGKKWANSCPSTASWLQIEGSDILKLAPLRNWKSIMSCLDYCNDDDMQWASNNAQFTGNNASDIELASRRLWGSWKAGDKAIKGIAPIETS from the exons ATGTTCTTCGCTGTGGTTTGCATGTTGTTTGGTTTGGCTAATGAGgttgcaattttttatttttcgggtTTGTTGGTTGTCGATCGGAGGTTCCGTGAACGCATATTTCTAGGATTAGGATTTtggttgaaagaaaaaacaggGAAGAAATGGGCCAATAGTTGCCCATCTACAGCTTCGTGGCTCCAGATTGAGGGTTCAGATATTCTAAAG CTTGCTCCCTTGAGGAACTGGAAATCAATCATGAGTTGCCTCGACTATTGCAATGACGATGATATGCAATGGGCTTCTAACAATGCACAGTTCACAGGAAATAATGCATCAG atATTGAACTTGCAAGTAGAAGACTGTGGGGAAGTTGGAAAGCAGGTGACAAGGCAATAAAGGGAATTGCTCCAATTGAGACCTCCTAA